One window of Steroidobacteraceae bacterium genomic DNA carries:
- a CDS encoding 16S rRNA (uracil(1498)-N(3))-methyltransferase codes for MRLTRVYLPHARDVGTRLALGSEAAVHLGRVLRLANGSDIEVFDGHGRAFAARLIMARAGEGEVELLAERPAIPESPLSLTLLQGLLRNEKMDWVIQKAVELGVQRIVAIATERSVVRLAAERSERRLRHWRTIAINACEQCGRSVLPQIELTSLAQLLAGALPAQRFVLQPRGAMTVDELDTALAQAAVMIGPEGGFSERESRTLADAEFRALRLGPRVMRTETAALAALTALQMRCGDLAGRSTERD; via the coding sequence GCGGCCGTGCATCTGGGGCGTGTGTTGCGCCTGGCGAACGGCAGCGACATCGAAGTATTCGACGGCCATGGCCGCGCCTTCGCGGCGCGGCTGATCATGGCGCGTGCGGGCGAGGGCGAGGTCGAACTGCTGGCCGAACGGCCCGCGATTCCCGAATCGCCCCTGTCGCTCACCCTTCTGCAGGGCCTGCTGCGCAATGAGAAAATGGACTGGGTGATCCAGAAGGCCGTTGAGCTCGGCGTGCAGCGCATCGTCGCCATCGCAACCGAAAGATCGGTCGTGCGGCTCGCCGCCGAGCGGAGCGAGCGGCGCCTGCGACACTGGCGCACGATCGCGATCAATGCCTGCGAGCAGTGCGGCAGGAGCGTATTGCCGCAGATCGAGCTCACCTCGCTCGCGCAATTGCTGGCGGGTGCATTGCCCGCGCAGCGCTTCGTACTGCAGCCGCGCGGCGCCATGACCGTCGATGAGCTCGACACGGCGCTCGCCCAGGCGGCCGTGATGATCGGGCCGGAAGGCGGATTCAGCGAGCGTGAGTCGCGCACCCTCGCCGACGCCGAATTCCGCGCGCTGCGACTCGGGCCGAGGGTGATGCGTACCGAGACCGCCGCGCTCGCCGCGCTCACGGCCCTGCAAATGCGCTGCGGCGACCTCGCCGGTCGCTCAACCGAGCGCGACTGA
- a CDS encoding chemotaxis protein CheW: MAERVLEIYSLLIPLAEERLIIPRSCVAEVVAYEEPTEMAGAPPWYLGTIQWNSRSVPLVSFEALCGQPVPPSSQRARVVVFHCLGDALEGGHFAILSQGFPQLVRVSSDVIRPDNSRAIGERQPILCQVRMLNEMPLVPDLERLEELISEETSVALG, from the coding sequence GTGGCGGAACGAGTTCTGGAAATCTACAGCCTGCTGATCCCCCTGGCCGAGGAACGCCTGATCATTCCGCGCTCCTGTGTCGCGGAAGTCGTCGCCTACGAGGAGCCTACGGAAATGGCGGGCGCGCCGCCCTGGTACCTCGGTACGATCCAGTGGAACAGCCGCAGTGTGCCGCTGGTGTCTTTCGAAGCACTCTGCGGCCAGCCCGTGCCGCCCTCGTCGCAGCGTGCGCGTGTGGTCGTGTTCCATTGTCTCGGCGATGCGCTCGAAGGTGGCCACTTCGCCATCCTGTCCCAGGGTTTTCCGCAGCTGGTGCGCGTCAGCAGCGACGTGATCCGCCCGGACAACAGCCGCGCGATCGGCGAGCGTCAGCCCATCCTCTGCCAGGTGCGGATGCTGAACGAAATGCCGCTCGTGCCGGATCTCGAGCGACTCGAGGAACTGATCAGCGAGGAAACCTCAGTCGCGCTCGGTTGA
- a CDS encoding Hpt domain-containing protein, with the protein MSEVSSQTLDLVGRELAATVGEARNALENFIEQPENTSLLERCVEDIHQAQGVLRVLEIYGAALLAEEMEQVARYLLSKSSEQKNQAESLDALMRAIVQLPAYIERVLAGGRDLALVLLPLLNDLRAVRGSPLLSEGTLLLLNLKSEQQATPQAPEPGRPSLSVEQWSRRLRAQFQVGLIGWIRGERIDQNLNILASVARKLEQVATQQEVFQLWWVVGAVLEALRERGLDGGVSIKRLLGLADREIKRLYEIGETAYARSPPIELLNNLLYYVARTTSNGPQVSAVRASFRLTELLPVDQSIEEERENLSAPSVKLMHTVAAAIREDLGKVKDVLDIFVRRSTGKPDELGPQVEMLRKIGDTLGVLGLGGLRERIQGEIERLSAMAEGRLPVTDAALVEVASALIHVEDRLDADLVGMIVPRSGGAPVPDTAGGDNEFQAVQAAVMRECIVNLARIKEAVAQNVRGTLDVASLDAWPALVRGLKAALLILGKSRAVDIVDGLTEGLKRVMRPGGAALPPQYLDRLADSIVSLEYYLETLQAGRKDPWYMLDNAQRCLDAIAAEPDQVVPTVPPMGEETYPRTVVIEPPRDSDDATIAELTATAEPQVEPPVLAAHVTTQPAVADVDPELLAIFVEEAREEVEKISSEFPVWENNPLEHDALLVVRRSFHTLKGSGRMVGARELAEFAWAIENLLNRLIDNTLSRTRQILDTIREAVALAPRMVDDLESGGPSRISATALIARAHALAAGRDEIAPSAAESETRAGTMTVAATQIPANDGTVTPSAPAAPAAADGSLWDIYAREVGAHIRSVRSFVSAARESRAPHRVTDEVYRACHTLSGSSRAAEARHGTQLAVPLERWLRKAHENEQSLSDAEVDLIDKCMDAMEDIATHPDEPSGYFRDHDQLRQRISKAESELDARLTELAAQNERASQEEAAAQAAPAADFDPEVAAIFAEEATELLEAAESALHRFGDDGSLDALAGLKRPLHTLKGGARMAGLTSMGDLSHELETLIGRAESGATLFDASTRQLLQQSLDELARMREHVANGVAPAANVDLLRRVRAAVSGRSEAPKLAPVASVAKPVETPAHPQEPPTARSASPAQPVEAVPEPEPEPEFDPAATFVAAKALEPDSAFDFAVLNEAMPQPDAGQELPAEKLAAPAPLPPGREPAAGGERAEMARVDAILLDQLLNNAGEVSIGRSRLEQQLGAMNFNLGELSRTVTRLKEQLRKLEIETEKQILHRHEQDSAKRSDFDPLELDRYSAIQQFSRALAETASDVASIQGLLESLTSDTMNLLQQQARVVTELQNGLMRTRMVPFQRHVQRLSRIVRQAATDTGKRAELHIEGAAGELDRQVLERMLPPFEHILRNAVVHGIELPEQRRARGKPETGRIAVALRREGAEVIVDIVDDGAGIDLGAVREKAQRMGMVRAGQQLSDGDAIQLILEPGFSTASTVTQHAGRGVGMDVVATELKKLGGSLQVESKAGEGVRFTIRLPFTLAISHALVVRAGDELYALPLPTVEGVVRLSKDDLARRLADEQASFEFNGQTYRLQQLATLVGLEPAPLPDQDATIPVVMVRAGDHSTGIVAEELIGSREIVVKSVGPQIAAIRGISGATILGDGRIVVILDIGTLLRSEWRMRGQAPVARDKVDRRTFALVVDDSITVRRVTQRLLERNGMRVMTARDGMDAVAVLAEHVPDIILLDIEMPRMDGYEVAAHVRNDARLKKIPIIMITSRVGEKHRARAIELGVDDYLGKPYQEAQLLEAIEPLVSRRHDSAAGVTAGQQG; encoded by the coding sequence ATGTCTGAAGTCTCATCACAAACACTCGATCTCGTTGGCCGTGAGCTCGCCGCAACCGTTGGCGAGGCGCGCAACGCGCTCGAGAACTTCATCGAGCAACCGGAGAACACCTCGCTCCTCGAGCGATGCGTCGAGGACATCCATCAGGCACAGGGCGTGCTGCGTGTGCTCGAGATCTACGGCGCCGCCTTGCTCGCCGAGGAGATGGAGCAGGTGGCGCGCTACCTGCTCAGCAAGTCCTCTGAGCAGAAGAACCAGGCAGAGAGCCTCGATGCATTGATGCGCGCCATCGTGCAGCTGCCGGCCTACATCGAGCGTGTGCTTGCCGGCGGGCGCGACCTCGCGTTGGTGCTCCTGCCGCTGCTCAACGATTTGCGCGCCGTTCGTGGCAGCCCATTGTTGTCGGAAGGCACGCTGCTCCTGCTCAACCTCAAGTCCGAGCAACAAGCGACGCCACAGGCTCCGGAGCCCGGACGCCCGTCGCTGTCGGTGGAGCAGTGGTCCAGGCGGCTGCGCGCGCAGTTCCAGGTCGGACTGATCGGATGGATACGCGGCGAGCGTATCGACCAGAACCTCAATATCCTTGCGAGCGTCGCGCGCAAGCTCGAACAGGTCGCCACGCAGCAGGAAGTGTTCCAGCTGTGGTGGGTCGTCGGGGCCGTACTCGAGGCCCTGCGCGAACGTGGCCTCGATGGCGGCGTCTCGATCAAGCGCTTGCTGGGTCTCGCCGACCGTGAAATCAAGCGGCTCTATGAAATTGGCGAGACCGCCTATGCGCGTTCGCCGCCCATCGAACTGCTCAACAACCTGCTTTATTACGTGGCTCGTACGACCAGCAACGGCCCGCAGGTGTCCGCCGTGCGCGCGTCCTTCCGTTTGACGGAACTGCTGCCGGTCGACCAGTCCATCGAAGAGGAGCGCGAAAATCTCTCTGCGCCGAGCGTCAAGCTGATGCACACGGTTGCTGCGGCGATTCGCGAGGACCTGGGCAAGGTCAAGGATGTCCTCGACATCTTCGTCCGCCGCAGCACCGGCAAGCCCGATGAACTCGGCCCGCAGGTCGAGATGCTGCGCAAGATTGGCGACACGCTGGGCGTGCTCGGGCTCGGCGGCCTGCGAGAACGCATCCAGGGCGAAATCGAGCGTCTTTCGGCGATGGCCGAGGGGCGCCTGCCGGTCACGGACGCCGCCCTGGTGGAAGTCGCCTCGGCGCTCATCCATGTCGAAGATCGGCTCGATGCCGATCTCGTCGGCATGATCGTGCCGCGTTCGGGCGGCGCACCGGTACCCGACACCGCCGGTGGCGACAACGAATTCCAGGCCGTGCAGGCCGCGGTCATGCGCGAGTGCATCGTCAATCTCGCGCGTATCAAGGAAGCGGTCGCGCAGAATGTGCGCGGCACGCTCGATGTGGCAAGTCTCGACGCCTGGCCCGCGCTGGTGCGTGGCCTGAAGGCAGCGCTACTGATCCTGGGCAAGTCGCGGGCAGTCGATATCGTTGACGGCCTGACCGAAGGCCTGAAGCGCGTCATGCGCCCGGGCGGCGCCGCGCTGCCGCCGCAGTACCTCGATCGCCTGGCCGATTCGATTGTCAGTCTCGAGTACTATCTCGAGACACTGCAGGCAGGGCGCAAAGACCCCTGGTACATGCTCGACAACGCGCAGCGATGCCTCGACGCAATCGCCGCCGAACCCGATCAGGTCGTGCCGACCGTGCCGCCGATGGGCGAGGAGACCTACCCGCGCACCGTCGTCATCGAGCCGCCGCGCGACTCCGACGACGCCACCATCGCCGAGCTCACCGCGACGGCCGAGCCACAGGTCGAGCCCCCGGTGCTTGCCGCACATGTCACGACCCAGCCGGCCGTGGCCGACGTCGACCCCGAGCTGCTCGCTATCTTCGTCGAGGAGGCGCGCGAGGAAGTCGAGAAGATCAGCAGCGAGTTCCCGGTCTGGGAGAACAATCCGCTCGAGCACGATGCGCTGCTGGTCGTGCGCCGTTCCTTCCATACGCTGAAGGGCAGCGGCCGCATGGTCGGTGCGCGCGAACTCGCCGAGTTTGCCTGGGCAATCGAGAACCTGCTGAACCGGCTGATCGACAACACCCTGAGCCGCACGCGACAGATTCTCGACACCATTCGCGAGGCCGTCGCGTTGGCGCCGCGCATGGTCGATGATCTCGAATCGGGCGGCCCGTCCCGGATTTCGGCAACCGCGCTCATCGCACGTGCCCACGCGCTCGCGGCGGGTCGGGACGAAATTGCGCCGAGTGCGGCCGAGAGTGAAACACGCGCCGGAACCATGACCGTCGCCGCGACGCAGATTCCTGCGAATGATGGCACGGTGACACCGAGCGCGCCGGCGGCGCCCGCGGCGGCGGATGGCTCCCTGTGGGACATCTACGCCCGTGAGGTCGGGGCCCATATCAGGAGCGTCCGAAGCTTCGTGAGCGCGGCCCGCGAGAGCCGCGCGCCGCACCGTGTCACCGACGAGGTCTATCGCGCCTGCCACACTCTGTCGGGAAGTTCGCGCGCCGCCGAGGCGCGTCACGGCACGCAACTCGCCGTGCCCCTCGAGCGCTGGCTGCGCAAGGCCCACGAGAACGAACAATCCCTGTCCGATGCAGAGGTCGACCTGATCGACAAGTGCATGGATGCGATGGAAGACATCGCGACTCATCCGGACGAACCCAGCGGTTATTTCCGCGACCACGACCAATTGCGCCAGCGCATCTCTAAGGCCGAGTCGGAACTCGACGCACGGCTCACCGAGCTTGCCGCACAGAACGAGCGCGCCTCCCAGGAGGAAGCGGCGGCCCAGGCGGCGCCGGCCGCCGACTTCGATCCGGAGGTGGCCGCAATTTTCGCCGAGGAAGCCACCGAGTTGCTGGAAGCGGCCGAGTCGGCGCTGCACCGTTTTGGCGATGACGGCTCTCTCGATGCACTCGCGGGCCTCAAGCGCCCATTGCACACCCTGAAAGGTGGCGCGCGCATGGCCGGCCTCACCTCCATGGGTGACCTCAGCCACGAGCTGGAGACCCTCATCGGCCGCGCCGAATCCGGGGCAACCTTGTTCGATGCATCGACGCGCCAGTTGCTGCAGCAGTCGCTCGATGAACTCGCGCGTATGCGCGAGCACGTTGCCAACGGTGTCGCGCCCGCCGCCAACGTGGACCTGCTGCGCCGTGTTCGCGCGGCGGTCAGCGGCCGGAGCGAGGCGCCCAAGCTCGCGCCCGTGGCGAGCGTGGCAAAGCCGGTCGAAACGCCTGCGCATCCGCAGGAGCCGCCAACCGCCAGGTCAGCATCGCCTGCGCAGCCGGTCGAAGCCGTACCCGAACCCGAACCCGAACCCGAATTCGATCCCGCGGCAACCTTCGTCGCCGCCAAAGCGCTCGAACCGGATTCCGCCTTCGACTTCGCGGTGTTGAACGAAGCCATGCCGCAGCCCGATGCGGGCCAGGAGCTGCCTGCCGAAAAGCTCGCAGCCCCCGCACCGCTGCCGCCCGGACGCGAACCCGCCGCCGGCGGCGAGCGCGCCGAAATGGCGCGCGTCGACGCCATATTGCTCGATCAGCTGCTGAACAATGCCGGCGAGGTGAGTATCGGGCGCAGTCGTCTCGAGCAGCAGCTCGGCGCGATGAATTTCAACCTCGGCGAACTGTCGCGAACGGTCACGCGCCTCAAGGAGCAGCTGCGCAAGCTCGAGATCGAAACCGAGAAGCAGATCCTGCACCGCCACGAACAGGACAGTGCCAAACGCAGCGACTTCGACCCGCTGGAACTCGATCGATACTCCGCCATCCAGCAATTCTCCCGCGCACTCGCCGAGACGGCCAGCGACGTGGCAAGCATCCAGGGACTCCTGGAGTCGCTCACTTCCGATACCATGAACCTGCTGCAGCAGCAGGCGCGCGTCGTAACCGAATTACAGAACGGCCTGATGCGCACCCGCATGGTGCCTTTCCAGCGTCACGTGCAGCGCCTGTCACGTATCGTGCGCCAGGCCGCTACCGACACCGGCAAGCGCGCTGAACTTCATATCGAAGGCGCAGCGGGCGAACTCGACCGCCAGGTGCTCGAGCGCATGTTGCCGCCGTTCGAGCACATCCTGCGCAACGCCGTGGTGCACGGCATCGAACTGCCCGAGCAACGGCGCGCGCGCGGCAAACCCGAAACGGGCCGCATTGCGGTTGCCCTGCGTCGGGAAGGCGCCGAAGTGATCGTCGATATCGTCGATGATGGTGCCGGCATCGACCTCGGTGCGGTGCGCGAGAAAGCGCAGCGCATGGGCATGGTGCGCGCCGGCCAGCAGCTGAGTGATGGCGATGCCATCCAGCTGATCCTGGAGCCGGGATTCTCCACCGCGAGTACGGTGACCCAGCACGCCGGACGCGGCGTCGGCATGGATGTGGTTGCCACGGAGCTCAAGAAGCTCGGCGGCTCGCTGCAGGTCGAATCAAAGGCGGGCGAAGGCGTCAGGTTCACGATCCGTCTGCCGTTCACCCTCGCCATCAGCCATGCGCTGGTCGTCCGTGCGGGCGATGAACTCTATGCCTTGCCACTGCCGACCGTCGAGGGCGTGGTGCGCCTGTCGAAGGACGACCTGGCGCGACGCCTGGCGGATGAGCAGGCAAGTTTCGAATTCAACGGCCAGACCTATCGGCTGCAGCAACTGGCAACGCTGGTGGGGCTCGAGCCTGCGCCGCTGCCGGACCAGGATGCGACCATTCCGGTGGTCATGGTGCGCGCCGGCGATCATTCGACCGGCATCGTCGCCGAGGAACTCATCGGCAGCCGCGAGATCGTCGTCAAGAGCGTCGGTCCGCAGATCGCCGCGATCCGTGGAATTTCCGGCGCGACCATCCTGGGCGACGGCCGTATCGTCGTGATCCTCGACATCGGCACGCTGCTGCGCAGCGAATGGCGCATGCGCGGCCAGGCGCCCGTTGCGCGAGACAAGGTCGACCGTCGTACCTTCGCGCTGGTGGTCGACGATTCGATCACCGTGCGCCGCGTGACGCAACGCCTACTCGAACGCAATGGCATGCGCGTCATGACCGCGCGCGATGGCATGGACGCGGTCGCCGTGCTCGCCGAGCACGTGCCCGACATCATACTGCTCGACATCGAAATGCCGCGCATGGACGGCTATGAAGTCGCTGCGCATGTGCGTAACGATGCGCGCCTGAAGAAGATCCCGATCATCATGATTACATCGCGGGTGGGCGAGAAGCACCGCGCGCGGGCGATCGAGCTCGGTGTCGATGACTACCTCGGCAAACCGTATCAGGAAGCGCAGCTGCTCGAGGCGATCGAGCCATTGGTGAGCCGCCGTCACGACTCAGCGGCTGGCGTAACCGCCGGGCAGCAGGGCTAG
- a CDS encoding methyl-accepting chemotaxis protein has product MTNASANNVADSARLIKRLTWLVALAALLAVAAAGVFAYFTLLPQGNGPAQATVNELAVAAARAVRGDKDASKSVADGAVRLRQLAQQDAASAWARDGRLEQLLANADLVAKADQANQVLGAAVQDAQQLVPQILEQLGVLAGGFTGADLEGLKRPLERFELRAQRLKVDLQALVSGSGTTQAAQSLAESSDYMGQVIAGLAGRDSTLGLPRASGQAAEQRLQALQSVYDRLNKSIREAVSAAPALPAAQTASARVVDLATDLIGSMPQRGGQAGWWPIALALAVLLPLAWLLVKLMQLAADARRQRLQSVVQRRDTDRNQEAILRLLDELSSLADGDLTVQATVTEDITGAIADSINYAIDALRGLVTTINRSAVQLDGATRQTQSLAQQLAKASAAQAQQITSATESAGAMASSTEEISGNAERAADVARHSVDVAHKGGDAVRRTIDGMNTIRETIQETSKRIKRLGESSQEIGNIVELINDIAEQTNILALNASIQASMAGEAGRGFAVVADEVQRLAERAANATKQIEVLVRTIQTDTNEAVVSMERSTTDVVGGALLAENAGAALDEIEQVSNQIANLVQNISGSSRRQASGAQNVARSMQALKDISAQSTRSTNATSLAIAKLAELAGALRMSVSGFKLPEGEELKSQTINVPAPDFAKAGEPKVRDATAR; this is encoded by the coding sequence ATGACTAATGCCAGCGCCAATAACGTCGCCGACTCGGCGCGCCTGATCAAACGCCTGACCTGGCTGGTCGCGCTCGCGGCGCTCCTTGCCGTGGCGGCGGCTGGTGTGTTCGCCTATTTCACGCTGCTGCCGCAGGGCAATGGCCCGGCGCAGGCGACAGTCAACGAACTGGCGGTGGCTGCCGCCCGGGCCGTGCGCGGCGACAAGGATGCGAGCAAGTCGGTGGCCGACGGTGCCGTGCGCCTTCGGCAATTGGCGCAGCAGGATGCGGCATCGGCATGGGCACGTGACGGGCGGCTCGAGCAGCTGCTCGCCAATGCCGACCTGGTCGCCAAGGCGGACCAGGCAAATCAGGTGCTGGGCGCCGCCGTGCAGGATGCGCAGCAACTCGTGCCGCAGATACTTGAACAGCTCGGCGTGCTCGCTGGTGGATTTACCGGTGCCGATCTTGAGGGGCTCAAGCGGCCGCTCGAACGATTCGAACTGCGCGCGCAGCGCCTCAAGGTCGACCTGCAGGCATTGGTCTCGGGCAGCGGCACGACACAGGCGGCCCAGTCGCTCGCCGAGAGCAGCGACTACATGGGGCAGGTGATCGCCGGCCTTGCCGGGCGCGACTCGACGCTCGGCCTGCCGCGCGCGAGCGGCCAGGCGGCGGAACAGCGCTTGCAGGCACTGCAGTCTGTTTATGACCGCCTCAACAAGAGCATCCGCGAAGCCGTGTCGGCGGCGCCGGCATTGCCGGCTGCGCAGACCGCGAGCGCCCGGGTGGTCGATCTCGCGACGGATCTGATCGGCAGCATGCCGCAGCGTGGCGGTCAGGCCGGCTGGTGGCCCATTGCGCTGGCGCTTGCCGTCCTGCTGCCGCTCGCCTGGCTGTTGGTGAAGCTCATGCAATTGGCCGCGGATGCGCGCCGGCAGCGACTGCAGAGCGTCGTGCAGCGGCGCGACACCGATCGCAACCAGGAGGCGATCCTGCGCCTGCTGGATGAGCTGTCGAGCCTTGCCGACGGCGACCTTACCGTGCAGGCGACGGTTACCGAGGACATTACCGGCGCGATTGCCGATTCGATCAACTATGCGATCGACGCCCTGCGTGGACTGGTCACCACGATCAATCGTTCCGCCGTGCAGCTCGACGGCGCGACCCGGCAGACACAGTCGCTCGCACAGCAGCTCGCCAAGGCCTCGGCCGCACAGGCGCAGCAGATCACATCGGCGACCGAGTCGGCTGGCGCCATGGCGAGTTCGACCGAAGAGATCTCCGGCAATGCCGAGCGCGCTGCCGACGTCGCCCGACATTCAGTCGATGTCGCGCACAAGGGTGGCGATGCGGTGCGCCGCACCATCGATGGCATGAACACCATACGCGAGACCATCCAGGAGACGAGCAAGCGCATCAAGCGCCTTGGCGAGAGCTCGCAGGAGATCGGCAACATCGTCGAACTGATCAACGACATCGCCGAACAGACCAATATTCTCGCGTTGAATGCCTCCATACAGGCATCGATGGCGGGCGAAGCGGGCCGGGGATTCGCAGTGGTTGCCGACGAGGTGCAGCGCCTCGCCGAGCGCGCCGCCAATGCCACGAAGCAGATCGAAGTGCTGGTGCGCACGATCCAGACCGACACCAACGAAGCGGTGGTATCGATGGAGCGCAGCACCACCGACGTGGTCGGCGGCGCACTGCTCGCGGAGAATGCCGGCGCTGCACTCGATGAAATCGAGCAGGTGTCGAATCAGATCGCCAATCTCGTGCAGAACATCTCTGGCAGCTCCAGGCGCCAGGCGAGCGGCGCGCAGAATGTCGCGCGCAGCATGCAGGCCCTGAAGGACATCAGCGCACAGTCGACGCGTTCGACGAATGCCACCTCGCTTGCGATCGCCAAGCTCGCCGAACTCGCTGGAGCTTTGCGCATGTCGGTATCGGGATTCAAACTGCCCGAGGGCGAGGAACTCAAGTCGCAGACGATCAACGTGCCGGCTCCTGATTTTGCCAAGGCAGGCGAGCCCAAGGTGCGCGATGCGACGGCTCGTTAG
- a CDS encoding chemotaxis protein CheW, producing the protein MSEQSNLKSLRDRPFELLSELDRRGRELTAAVAKENPEQREWVGVALRMAGELYLVAREETREVLSLPSHVTRVPGAKSWVKGLANIRGQLLPLLDLRQFLGSGVTPVTRNTRVLVVNHRDVPAGLMVEEVLGFRRFTDGEFSADAPPTVVRCEQYLAGSFRRGQEVWPVLSLRSLVESSAFQDAAA; encoded by the coding sequence ATGTCGGAGCAAAGCAACCTCAAGAGTCTTCGCGACCGCCCATTCGAATTGCTCTCGGAGCTCGACCGGCGTGGCCGCGAACTCACTGCGGCCGTCGCCAAGGAAAATCCCGAGCAACGCGAATGGGTCGGCGTCGCGCTGCGCATGGCGGGCGAGTTGTATCTGGTCGCTCGCGAGGAGACCCGCGAGGTTCTGAGCCTGCCGAGCCACGTCACGCGCGTGCCGGGCGCCAAGAGCTGGGTCAAGGGGCTCGCGAACATCCGCGGCCAGTTGCTGCCGCTGCTCGACCTGCGCCAGTTCCTCGGCAGCGGCGTCACGCCCGTCACGCGCAATACACGGGTCCTGGTCGTCAATCATCGCGATGTGCCGGCCGGGCTGATGGTGGAGGAAGTACTCGGATTTCGGCGCTTCACCGATGGCGAATTCAGTGCCGATGCGCCGCCGACGGTCGTGCGCTGCGAGCAGTATCTGGCCGGCTCGTTCCGCCGCGGCCAGGAGGTCTGGCCGGTGCTCAGCCTGCGTTCGCTGGTCGAGAGCTCGGCATTTCAGGATGCGGCGGCTTGA
- a CDS encoding response regulator, with protein sequence MPLILIIDDSPTEVHVMQKALERHGFRTAVAADGSEGVRLAKQMSPDLIFMDIVMPGMNGYQATRMLANDPATRGIPIVMVTSKGQETDKIWGLRQGAVDYMVKPVSPDELVAKAQATLAA encoded by the coding sequence GTGCCGCTCATACTGATCATCGACGACTCTCCCACCGAAGTGCACGTGATGCAAAAGGCGCTGGAGCGCCATGGCTTTCGCACGGCCGTTGCGGCCGACGGTTCCGAGGGCGTGCGCCTGGCAAAGCAGATGAGCCCGGACCTCATATTCATGGACATCGTCATGCCGGGCATGAATGGCTACCAGGCGACCCGCATGCTGGCGAACGATCCGGCGACGCGCGGCATACCGATCGTCATGGTGACCTCCAAGGGCCAGGAGACGGACAAGATCTGGGGCCTGCGCCAGGGTGCCGTCGACTACATGGTCAAACCCGTCTCACCGGATGAGCTGGTCGCCAAGGCCCAAGCGACACTCGCCGCCTGA
- the pilG gene encoding twitching motility response regulator PilG — MQGLKVLVIDDSKTIRRTAETLLTKEGCQVITAVDGFDALAKIADHQPDIVFVDIMMPRLDGYQTCSLIKHNKVFKSTPVIMLSSKDGLFDRARGRIVGSEHYLTKPFTKDELLSAIDIHIGA, encoded by the coding sequence CTGCAGGGGCTCAAAGTCCTTGTCATCGATGACAGCAAGACCATACGCAGGACAGCGGAAACGCTGCTGACCAAGGAAGGCTGTCAGGTCATAACCGCCGTGGACGGGTTCGATGCGTTGGCCAAGATCGCCGACCATCAGCCGGATATCGTGTTCGTGGACATCATGATGCCGCGTCTCGATGGCTACCAGACTTGTTCGCTGATCAAGCACAACAAAGTTTTCAAGTCGACCCCGGTTATCATGCTCTCGTCCAAAGACGGTTTGTTCGATCGTGCGCGCGGGCGCATCGTCGGTTCGGAGCATTATCTCACCAAGCCATTTACAAAGGACGAACTGCTCAGCGCGATTGACATCCATATCGGGGCCTGA
- the gshB gene encoding glutathione synthase translates to MAHTFRLAVVMDPIQQIAYKKDSTLAMLLAAAQRGFELHYLEMSDLRLRNGEAFGSARPLEVRADPARWFTLGEAREWPLGEFPVILMRKDPPFDMEYIYSTYILERAEQAGSLVVNRPRGLRDYNEKLAIARYPDCCTDTLVTRSLADLDVFLREHDRIVVKPLDGMGGRSIFVLDASDKNRNVIFETLTSYGSRYCMAQRYLPEIVTTGDSRILLIDGEPVPYALARIPSAADNRGNLAAGAKGVGRELNARDRQLAARIGPDLREEGMLFVGLDVIGGFVTEINVTSPTGIRELDAQFGTDIAGTLIDAIQRRLG, encoded by the coding sequence ATGGCCCACACGTTTCGCCTGGCAGTCGTGATGGATCCGATTCAACAGATTGCCTACAAGAAGGATTCGACCCTGGCCATGCTGCTGGCCGCCGCGCAGCGGGGTTTCGAACTGCATTACCTCGAAATGAGCGATCTGCGGCTGCGCAACGGCGAGGCTTTCGGCAGTGCCCGGCCGCTCGAGGTGCGCGCCGATCCGGCGCGCTGGTTCACCCTGGGTGAGGCCCGCGAATGGCCGCTCGGTGAATTCCCGGTCATCCTGATGCGCAAGGACCCGCCCTTCGACATGGAGTACATCTACTCCACTTATATACTCGAGCGTGCGGAGCAGGCGGGCAGTCTCGTGGTCAATCGCCCGCGCGGCCTGCGCGATTACAACGAGAAACTCGCGATCGCGCGCTACCCCGACTGCTGCACCGATACGCTGGTCACACGCAGCCTCGCCGACCTCGACGTATTCCTGCGCGAGCACGATCGCATCGTGGTCAAGCCGCTCGACGGCATGGGCGGACGCTCCATTTTCGTACTCGACGCCAGCGACAAGAATCGCAACGTCATCTTCGAGACCCTGACCAGTTACGGCAGCCGCTACTGCATGGCCCAGCGGTATCTGCCCGAAATCGTCACGACGGGCGACAGCCGCATCCTGCTGATCGACGGTGAGCCCGTGCCCTATGCGCTGGCGCGCATCCCCTCGGCCGCCGACAATCGCGGCAACCTCGCGGCGGGCGCCAAGGGCGTCGGCCGTGAGTTGAACGCGCGCGACCGGCAGCTGGCCGCGCGCATCGGCCCGGACCTGCGCGAGGAGGGGATGTTGTTCGTCGGCCTCGATGTAATCGGTGGTTTTGTCACCGAAATCAACGTGACGAGCCCGACCGGTATACGCGAGCTCGATGCCCAGTTCGGTACCGATATCGCTGGCACACTGATCGACGCCATTCAGCGACGGCTTGGCTGA